From the Lolium rigidum isolate FL_2022 chromosome 2, APGP_CSIRO_Lrig_0.1, whole genome shotgun sequence genome, one window contains:
- the LOC124693506 gene encoding pathogenesis-related protein 1-like: MASTNSWTLELESKVSAPRKFRACVMDWHTLAPKLAPHVIDNAHHVEGDGGTGTVRHIHVTCFGRVAVPFNAMKKKVEFLDVDKCECKYTIECDGVETSTWNIKMKPTANGGSVAIVECTSKGVQANDMMLKAKESAAEMFKTVEAYLIANPNAYN; this comes from the exons ATGGCCTCCACTAACAGCTGGACCCTCGAGCTCGAGTCAAAGGTGTCTGCGCCGCGCAAGTTCCGCGCATGTGTCATGGATTGGCATACTCTAGCACCCAAGCTCGCCCCACATGTCATCGACAACGCCCACCATGTTGAGGGAGATGGTGGCACCGGCACCGTCAGACACATCCATGTCACCTGCT TTGGCCGTGTAGCCGTGCCCTTCAACGCCATGAAGAAGAAGGTCGAGTTCCTCGACGTGGACAAGTGCGAGTGCAAATACACCATCGAGTGTGACGGTGTTGAGACATCCACGTGGAACATTAAGATGAAGCCAACAGCCAACGGTGGGAGTGTGGCAATTGTGGAATGCACATCCAAGGGCGTGCAGGCTAACGACATGATGCTCAAGGCCAAAGAGTCTGCTGCCGAAATGTTCAAGACCGTTGAGGCCTATCTCATCGCCAACCCGAACGCCTACAACTAA